In the genome of Nitrospira sp. CR1.1, the window AAAGCAGGCAACAAGACTGATTGAACGAATGGATCCACGGTTCATCGCGGTGTCACCGTCCCGTCCGCCGGATCAATGCGATCAACGCGTCAAGATTCCCCGCATACCGCTCGAACAACCGCGGCACCTCCACCGGCCCGGGAGAAATGATTCCGCGCTTCAATTCCAACACATCACCAAGCCCGGCGAGGTCGAGCCCCGTCATGCTGCGAATGGCCCTGAGTAACGCGTCGGACTGATACAGTGCCGGTTGCCCGGCCAACCGTTGCACACCACGCAAACAGGGCAGTAGCGCCGTCAACGACAGCGGCAACAACATGGTCATCGCTTCCTCCGTGCCCCCGCCCTCGATAAACCGCTGCCGCAGCCGCACCAGATTGCCTTGGATTCCCTGTTGCACCTGGTAGGCCAAATGCGTCCGGTCGATATGAAGGCCAATGAACGGATCACGCCCCCAGAGCACGCGGTGTTGTTCCTGAATTTCCAGATATTCGAGCGGAAACACCGTTCCTGGCTTTGTGAGCTCAGCCTCGGTCACCAGCAGCGGAACGACGAATTGCTCGCGGCTCCAGCGCTTATGGGCCTTCGCATACCGCGCCATCCCCTCCCGCTCGTAGCCGGAGAGCATCAAGAGAAGATTGAGATTGGAACGGCCCGGCAAAAACTCCCCGCCCACAGCGCTTCCGTAGAGGAGGATGCCTTCCAATTGCGAGCCGAGCAATGCCGTTGTTTCCTTGACGTATCGCTTCAACAGCTCCTGAACCTCGGTGGGGATATCGAGTGCGGTGGGTTGGGTCACAAGCACCTCTGCTGTATTGCTATGGAATTCATCAGGCTCACTCTCCTTCTGCCTGTATACCATTCGGAGAATACATGCCCGTCACACCGATCACAACAGAACACATTGAAGAGGAGGCTCAAAACGTTCGTCCAGCAAGGCCGCAGCCAAGTGAAGAGCCGAGGCGTACCCTCGCGGTACGTTGAGGGTCTGAACGAGGCGAGAACACCGCTGGCGAACGTTTTCAGCCTCCTCTCAGGTGGGCGCGCGGGTCTGGCAAGAATCCCGCCGCCATCACCCGATCGAGCAGGGAAAACGGCGGACGATGCCGCAGCCCGGCGGTGGTAGACAGCACGCAATATCGCAGTCGCGCATTGCGGTCGAGCGTTCGAAACACCCGGTCTCGCAAATAAGCCAGCAGCGGATTGCCGGTATTCCAAAATCGACATTGCTCATCGGCCAGCCGCTGCAACATGCTCACCTGCGGCCGCCTGGCGACTTCGAAGGCGCGTAATGCCTCAGCCGATAACGTATTATTTTTGAGCCAGCTCGGAATGAGATCCGCCACCGTCACCGCATCCACCATCGCTTGCATGCGCCCTTGAGACGCATGGGGATTCATGGCATGGGCGGCATCGCCGATGAGCAAGGCGCCATCCGCCACCCAGCGATCCGTTTTGACACGTCCCGTCGGCATATACCCCGTCTGACTCCAATCAACCAGACCTGCGACGATCGCTCCCATGCCGGGATCGATCCGCACCCAGGCTCGCCGTAACACATCCAGCCCCTGCGCTTTCACCGCTTCATATGAACCGGCCTTGATCATATAGAAGACATAGACCTGTTGCCCGGCAGCCGGAAACAATCCCAGAATCTCACGTTTGCCCACCAGATACCGCGCCTCATCGAATCCCGGTGGAGCCTTGAGAATCGCAATGAGATAACTTTCCGGATACCGGTGGAGATCCGCGGAGATGCCGAGGCACTCCCGCACCTTTGAGAACGCACCGTCCGCTCCGACAACCAGGCGCGAGCACACCTCGATCGGCTCACCGTGACGGGTCGCCTGCAAACCGACGACGCGACTGCCCTCGAAGCGAAGTCCGGTAAAGGTGGCATCGTACCAGAGCCCGCCGGGATTCTGTTTCTCCAGCGCATCGAGAATGGCATGGTGCGCCACATTCGGCAACGTCACCACTGCGCGATTGTAGGGAGCGGGAAGGTCCCTGTAGTCCACCGTGCAGAGCCGTTCGCCCCCCGATCGGCAAAAATTGAACCGGTGAACCGACCGAACGGCCTGAGCCGGCAGTGTGTCGAGCAACCCGAGACGATCAAGCACTCGCTGGCCGTTCGGCTGAAGAATTTCACCGCGCAGACCCTGCGGAGGCCCGGCAGCCCGTTCCAGCACCAACGAACGCACACCCTTCTGCGCGAGCAGCAAGGCCAGAACGGCACCCCCGCCGCCCGCACCGACAATCGCCACATCCGTTTCAATCATGGCTCGCCCCATGCGCAATCCCTTACTCAGTCCAGACGACGAATCGTTCCTGGTCGTTCCACATGGCCAAGAATTTTTCACGGGATTTGGCCGTCAAACGCGCATCGGTAATGACGTCGAGCCGCTCATCATTGTACCGATTGCCACTCGTCGTCTGATTCGCTGAACCGGAGGTATTGATGCGATCGTCGATCACCACCTGCTTGAGATGCATCAACGCATCATGCCGGTTGATCCTAATGGGCACGCCAGCCAGCCGCAGGGTATTCACGGCGCTCCGCTGTTTCGGATCCGTGAGACGTTCGCGGTCGGTGATCACCCGGACATCGACGCCGCGATGTTTCGCCTCCACCAACGCCTTCACCACCGACGGCGCCGTCAACCCATAGACCGACACGTAGATATATTTGGTCGCCCGGTCATACAAATGAACGACTCGATCAATGGGCCGATCCTCTGGCGCATAGTAGACCTCAATCGTGGCGGAGGCATAGACCGGCAGCTGCGTCAGAAACACAAGGCCAGCAACAATCAAGGCGATGAGGCAAGAGAGATTCCGGTGAGTCGCGCTGAGACTGGCAGGTTGCAGAGAGCCGACACTTTGCCCCTGCGAAATCGATATATCACACATTGGAGGTCACGAGTATATATTCCCGCCGGATGCTCAAAACGTTCGCCCAGCAAGGCCGCAGCGAATGAAGATCTGAGGCGTACCCTTGCGGTACGTTGAGGATCTGAATGACGCGAGCACGCCGCTGGCGGAGGTTTTCAGCATATCCCGCTGAACCGATCACTCGAGGTCAAAGAGCGTTCGAAAATGGTCGTCGGATTCGGCCCAGGCTTGAGGTGAGGTCGTGGTCAGCCAATCTCGCAAAAACCCCTTCTGTTCCGCCGTCAACATCTGCTTGATCTGGTGCGTGCGCCCTTGCAACGGTTGCAGAAATCCCGCGCGAGTTTTGAAATCCAGCGTAGCGGTGCGCACATACATATTCGTATACATAGTGGGGCGTTCGTCTTCGCCTTCCCCCTGCACCCATACAGAGAGGAACTTTTCCATTTGCAATCCGGCGCTATCCAATGCCGGCTCAGCGTCGTCATGAAACAGCTCGTTCTCCGACTCTTTCAGCGGAGCCGCCTCATGCGCGCGGAATAAGAAATTTTTCTTCCACATACCCTACCCTCCAGACCGGCGCATACTGTAAGCTAGGCATGGTGAAAGTCAAGAAAGCGGCCGTCCTTATCACATGACTCCGCAGCAGCCTCCTCCTCTCGATCCATAGAGGGTCCGTTGCCTTGACAACATAAGAACGCGTTTGCTAACTTCTTGAAATTATTTAGCAGTTTGCTGCAAGTCACGGTGAGCTCATCAAAACAGTGAGCACCTACACGTAAGGCGCACCAAGAATCCCTTGTGACAGGGTGCTCAAAATGGCCGGCCAGCGAGGCTGCAGCGAACGAAGGGACGAGGCGTACCCTGGCGGGACGTTGAGAACCTGAGAGATGCGAGAACGCCGCTGGCGGACATGTTCAGTATCCTGTCGGACTCTTACCTTCTCAGGAGCAGATATGCAGGTGATGATCAATGGCAAGGCGGAAGAGATCGCAGGCGGTACGGTCCTGGATCTGTTGAAAGCGAAAAGTATCGAGCCGCAAATGGTCGCGGTTGAAGTGAATGACACCATGCTGGAACGGACGCACCTCGAGACCACTCAGTTGAAAGACGGCGATCATGTGGAATTTCTCTTCTACATGGGCGGTGGCCGGTGACCGTCAAGGCTCACGCAGATATTACGGAGTTGATCGGCGGTACGCCGTTGGTGCGCCTCAACCGGTTGAGCAAACCTGGCTCGGCAACGATCTATGCCAAGGTTGAGTCGTTCAACCCCGGCGGAAGCATTAAGGATCGTATCTGCCTCAACATGATCAACGAGGCGGAGCGGCTGGGTAAACTGAAGCCAGGCGGGACCATTGTCGAACCGACGAGCGGCAATACCGGCATCGGCCTGGCCTTGGTCGCAGCGGTACGAGGTTATAAACTGATTTTAGTCATGCCCGAAAGCATGAGTATGGAACGTGCGAGCCTGTTATCCTCATATGGCGCGCAGCTTGTCCTCACGGCGGCCTGGGAAGGGATGAAGGGCTCAATCAAGGAAGCGGAGAGCATCGTTGCACAGAATCCTTCGTACTACATGCCGGACCAGTTCTCCAACCCGGCAAATCCGGCGATGCACCGCAAAACGACCGGTCCGGAAATCGTGGACGCACTGGATGGACGAGTGGACGCCTTCGTCGCGGCCGTCGGCACCGGCGGAACGATCACCGGCTGCGGAGAAGTGATCAGAGAGCGAAATCCGGCGGCAAAGATCGTGGCGGTGGAACCGGCCGGCTCACCCGTCTTGTCCGGCGGAGATCCGGGCCCCCACAAAATTCAGGGTATCGGCGCCGGATTTGTGCCCAAAGTGTTGAACCGGACATTGCTGGATCGCGTGATCACGGTCACCGATGATGAAGCCTATCAAACGGCAAAGTTGCTGGCGAAGAAGGAAGGGCTGCTGGTCGGCATCTCCGCCGGAGCCAACGTCTTCGCCGCGCAGAAGATCGCCGAGGAATTGGGACCGGGCAAGAATGTCGTCACGATTCTCTGCGACACCGGCGAGCGGTATATCAGCATCGAAAAGTATTTCAACATTTGACCTGTTGGAATGAATGAATGAGGGGGATGCTCAAAATGGTCTCTCAGCAAGGCCGCAGGTGAGAGGAAACCGGAGGCGTACCCTCTGGGTACGTTGAGGATTTCCTCGAGCCGAGAACGAAGCTGAAGGCCATTTTAGCGTCCGAAAGATTTTCAACATCTGAGCTCGGTTCAGATTACCTAGGGAGAGGAGGCTCAAAAGCGTCATCCAGCAAGGCCGCAGCGAGTGAAGGACCGAGGCGTACCCTTGCGGTACGTTGAGGGCCTGAACGATGCGAGAACACCGCTGGTGACGGTTTTCAGCCTCCGTCGGACATGGAATTTACAGAAACACAAATCAACCGCTACAGCCGCCACATCCTCCTGCCGGAAGTCGGCGGGAAGGGTCAAAAGAAGATCATCCATGGGAAGGTCCTCATCGTCGGAGCCGGCGGCCTTGGGTCTCCGGCAGCCCTATATCTGGCCGCGGCAGGGATCGGCACCATCGGCCTCATCGACAGCGATGTGGTGGATCTGAGCAATCTGCAGCGTCAGGTCATTCACCAGACACCGGACGTAGGCCGCCCCAAAGTCGTCTCCGGCAAGGAGAAGATTCAGGCGCTCAATCCCGACGTGAACGTGGTGATGTATGAAGAGCGACTCACGGCGGGCAATGCTCTCAAAATTATCGGCGGCTACGATGTGGTCATCGACGGCGTCGATAATTTCCCCACGAAGTTCCTGATCAACGACGCCTGCTATTTTGCCGGCAAACCCCTGGTGCACGGCGGCATTCTCCGGTTCGACGGGCGCGTGACCACCATTATTCCGAAGAAGTCGGCCTGTTATCGGTGTGTCTTTAAGAAGCCGCCACCCGAAGGACTCGTCGCATCCTGCCAGGAAGCGGGCGTCATCGGCGTGTTGGCCGGCATCATCGGCACGATTCAGGCTACTGAGGCGCTCAAGCTCATCCTGGGCATCGGCCGCCCCTTGACCGATCGCCTGCTGGATTTTGATGCGCGACGCACCCAGTTCAGAGAAATCCGCATTAAGCGGAACCCCGATTGTCCGCTGTGCGGCGAACGGCCCACGATGACGGAGCTGATTGAAGACGGCGACGTCGGCGGGCCGACGTGCGCGCTTCCGGGTCAACGTAACTTGTAGCGAAGGTGTCTCCATGTCGAAAATGAAAGCGCTCGTGTGCCGGGAATGTGGGAAGGAATATCCACCCAAAGCCATCCACGTCTGCGAGATGTGCTTCGGCCCGCTGGAAGTGAAATACAACTACGACGAGATCAAGAGCACCATCTCGCGGAAGAAAATCGAACAAGGCCCGAACAGCATGTGGCGTTACATCGACCTGCTGCCGGTCGAGAGCACCGCGATCATCGGCCCCCATGCCGGGCTGACGCCATTGGTACGGGCGAAGAATCTCGGCGCGCATCTGGGCATCGACGAACTGTATATCAAGAACGATACGGTCAACCATCCGACCCTGTCGTTTAAAGATCGGGTCGTGTCGGTCGCCCTCACACGCGCGCGGGAACTCGGTTTTGAAACGGTGGCCTGCGCGTCAACCGGCAATCTGGCGAACTCCGTCGCCGCCCATGCCGCCGCTGCGGGAATGAAGTGTTACGTCTTCATCCCGGCGGACCTCGAAGCCGCCAAGGTTCTCGGCAACCTGATTTATAAGCCGAACGTGGTCGAGGTCGAAGGCAACTACGACGATGTGAACCGGCTCTGCAGCGAAATCGCCGGTGAACATGGCTGGGCCTTCGTGAACATCAACATCCGCCCCTACTATGCGGAGGGGTCGAAAACGCTGGCCTTCGAGACGGTCGAGCAACTCGGCTGGCGCACGCCGGACCAGGCCGTGATTCCCATGGCCTCGGGCTCCCTGCTGACGAAGATCTGGAAGGGCCTGCACGAAATGCATGCGCTCGGGCTGGTCGATCAGGTCCGCACCAAGATCAACGGCGCACAGGCCGAAGGTTGTTCCCCCATCGCTACAGCCTTTAAGGCCGGCCGGGACTTCTTCAAGCCGGTCAAGCCGAAGACCATCGCCAAGTCACTCGCCATCGGCAACCCGGCCGACGGCTACTACGCCTTGAAAGCCACCGCCGAAAGCAAAGGCGCGATGGATGCGGTGACGGACGAAGAGGTCGTAGAAGGCATCAAGCTGCTGGCTCAGACCGAAGGTATCTTTGCCGAAACGGCGGGCGGCGTGACAATCGGTGTCTTGTGCAAACTCGTCAAGCAGGGGCTGATCAAGAAGAACGACGTGACCGTCGCCTACATCACGGGCAACGGACTCAAGACCCAGGAGGCAGTCGTAGATGCCGTGGGGCGTCCGTTCCGCATCCAGCCCAGCCTGGTGAACTTCCAAAAAACATTCAAAATGGGAAAGAACAGTGGTGGTGACTCATGATTAAGGTTCGTATTCCAACGCCCTTGCGTCCGCTCACGAAAGGCCAGGGTGAGGTTGAATCCGCGGCAGCCAACATTGTGGACATGATCGGATCGCTCGATGCCGCCTATCCCGGCCTGAAGAACCGGCTCTGCGATGAAAAGGGCGACTTGCGGCGCTTCGTAAATATCTACGTCAACGAGGAAGATATCCGCTTCCTGAACGGGAAAGAGACCTCGCTGAAAGACGGCGACGAAGTGTCCATCGTTCCCGCGATCGCCGGAGGATAACCATGACCAGCTTACGATTTCACATTCGTTTTCCCGAGAATAAAATCAAAGAGCCGATCATTTATCAAATCGGACATGAGTTCAAGGTGGTGACCAATGTCCGCCGCGCCGATGTGCGGGAGACCACGGGATGGATGGATCTCGAACTCACCGGCGAGACGGAAGAGATCGAACGGGCCATCGACGGCATCCGGACCAAAGGCTGCGTCGTGGATCCGATCGAACTCAACGTGGTGGAATAACACGGCGTAACGCGTAGATCGTGGCGCGTAGGTCAGCGTACCTCCTAACCCCTTCACGCTTCACGAACGACGAGAGACCAGTCGAATGGAATTTACCGAACAACAAATACAGCGATACAGCCGGCACATTATCCTCAACGAGGTGGGCGGCAAGGGACAGGTCAAACTGTCAAAAGCCAAGGTGCTGTTGATCGGAGCCGGCGGGCTCGGATCACCTGCGGCCCTCTACCTGGCGGCAGCGGGAATCGGTACGATCGGTCTGGTCGACGGCGATGTGGTGGACTTGTCCAACCTGCAGCGTCAGATTCTGCATACCACCGCCACCGTTGGAGTGCCCAAGGTTGAATCGGGACGAAGGATGCTGTCGGCCATCAACCCCGACATCACACTCAAGACCTATCAACTGAACGTCGATTCTGAGAATATTCTTGGGCTCGTGTCCGACTATGACATCGTGCTAGACGGCTCCGACAATTTCACCACGCGATTCCTGGTCAACGATGCCTGTTTCTTTGCAAAGAAGACGCTCATTTCCGCCAGCATGTTCCGGTTTGAAGGCCAACTCACGAGCATTAAACCCCATGCCGGCTTCCCCTGCTACCGCTGCCTCTATCCCGAGCCGCCTCCGGCCGGTCTGGTCCCGAACTGCCAGGAAGCCGGTGTGTTGGGCGTGCTGGCCGGCACCATGGGCATTCTGCAGGCATCGGAGGCGATTAAGGAAATTCTCGGCATCGGTGAAACGATCGCAGATAAGCTGGTGATCTACGATGCCTTGGAAATGAAATTCCGCAAGGTGTCCCGCCCGAAAGATCCGCGTTGTCCTTTGTGCAGCGCCACTCCGACGATCAAGGACCTGGGCGGAGATTACAGTGTGGCCTGTACTATCTGACATGCCTGATCTGTCGATTCCTCAGTATATCCTTGATCAAATCGTCGCCCACGCGCGCGAATTGGCCCCGTTCGAATGCTGTGGTCTGCTGGCCGGTACAAACAAGACCGTCACGCACCTCTACCGCATCACGAACATCGTGGCCGCCGAAGGGGCGGAAAAACTCTCCACCTTCGATGAGGACAAGGTCGCCCATCTGGAGCGGCTGTCTCCGGAAGAACGGGCGGAGATCGCCTTTGTCATGGATATGGGAGACTTTTCCGCCGCCAAGAAAGACATTCGCAAGAATGGCCTGGACCTTCAGGTGGTCTATCATTCACACCCGAAAGATCCGGCGCGGCCGTCGCACACCGACATCAAGATTGCCACCGACTACGAAGAAATTTGGCAACGTATCAATCTGCCGGTTCCGGCCTATCTCCTCGTTTCACTGATGCACTCCCCCGCAGCAGACATTCGCACCTATTGGATCGCCGGCGGTCAAGTACGTCCCGCCGACATCCATATCATGTAGCCGTTTCTCTACGCCGCCGATTCCAGCCGATTCCCTCTCCCAATCGCTCGGCAACGATGCCCTGGCGCCGCCTTCGCCTCTGCCTTATTCAAGAGGTCTTCCTGTCACGAGGCTCCGCCATAGCCTCGCGCGTCTAGCAGGATGCGGAAAAAGTCCACCAGCGGCGTTCTCGCATCGTTCAGCGGCTCAACGTACGACACGAGTACGAGTCGCCGCTTCACTCGCTGCGGCCTTGCTGGATGGCCTTGTTGCGCATCCTGCCTACTATCCTGATACCAACACGCCACGTGAGCTGATCGCGGCGTAGCGTGCAAAAAATGAGTTTTCCCGCAGCCTGCTAGACGTGCGCAGATGACGAGCCCGGGAGGCTCAGCCGCCTTTCAGAGAACTGAAGATCGATCGGACACCGGGAAGAAAGATAAACGACAACGCCCCGCTGACTGTGAGGAACAGCAGAAGAAGCGCAACGGAGAGGCTGAGCTTGATCAGTGCGCGTAGGCAATAGAGACCTAGCACTACCGCAACCGCGAGGATAATGAGAGATGGAATCTCCATGGTGAGGTATAGAACACTTCTACGCTCTTGACGGGCATGATTCAAGAGTGCGGCTCATACTCACGTGCTGCTTGCTCGCGAACTTCGACAGCAAACCCCTCGCTTTCTTGGATAGGTGGTGAAGGTCGCACCTGAAATAGCGGCGGCGCAGGCTATCTGGGTATGCCTGCCGTGAGAAGTGGTGGTGGTCGTTGCGGCTCATATTGCGACGGCAGGCACAGTGGTGGCATACTCCGTCTTTGTACTTTCTTTTGGGAAGGGAGTATTCAATGCGATTGCTGCCCGTACTTATCGCCCTCATTGTTTGCTTGGCCGGCCTCACAAACCCTGGAGCAACCTCCGCGGCTGAAAAGAGCTATTACAGCCCCATCATCAACGTGGATGCTGAAAACAGCCGCATTCTGATCTCAACGCTCGGCGCAGTGTTCTGGGTGGAGGTGCCGGAAGAAGCCCGCCCGCATATCGAGAAACTGCCGCAGTCGGGATTGGTGGATATCGTGGTGGAAACGCGCGAAGGCCTGCCCCCGCTCCTAAAAACCTGGAAGGTGAAATCCGGCGAATCGACCTGCCTGCATTTCGACGGGAAAACTTGCAAGTAGTCTTCGCGGGTATGCAAGAAGGCCATGCTTCCGGCTATCCATCCGGGTGAGCAGCGGCGCTTTCTGGATGGGTGCTCCGGCGCTTGGCAAGGGCGCGAGGCGGCTACTCTGAACTCCCCAGCATGTCGTCGATAAGCGGACGATTGATATCCGTGCAGCCCATACAAATCGTGTCGAACAACGCTTCATGATCGGCGATAAAGTTCCTCGCATCAGGCAACTTTTCGGCATAGACCTGATCGAAGCAGGTCTCGCACAACATCATCAGCCCGCGTGAGACGGATACCGTCTTCCGGCCTATACTTCCAGGCATAACGAACTCCTCCCTATATCCGCACCCGGTGCGCGCGACCGCGCTACACCGACCCCTTTTGCCGCGCGATCCAGAAATCTTCAGGCTCTAGATCAATCCCGCACACCGCACACTCATATATCGATTGCCCTTGGGGCAGCGTGATTTCTGTCCGATCGATTCGGCCCCGGCACACGTGATAAAACCGCCCTCTGGCATCCTCATTGTCGAGCGGATCATTCTCGTATATCAGCACCATATCCATTACTCCCTTGGATCATCATTCATGAAGTCTAGGCAACCGTAATACTTGATATTCAATCGACTCCCGGATATTGACCGCGTATTTCTTATACCTATTCGTCAGGATGCTCAAAATGGCCGTCCAGCAAGGCCGCAGCGACGTGAAAGAGCGAGGCGTACCCTTGCGGTACGTTGAGCTCTTTCACGATGCGAGAACGATGCTGGCGGACTTTTTCAGCATCCTCCTAGATTTTAAATTGAGCTTCATACAGCCCCGCATACACCCCGCCGCGTCGCATGAGCGCCTCATGGTGGCCTTCCTCGACGATCGTCCCATGCTCCACAACGATAATGCGGTCCACATCATGCAGCGTCGCCAGGCGGTGCGCAATAATGAAGGTGGTGCGTCCCTTCGTCAGATCGTTCAGGGCTTCGCGGATTTTGACCTCGGTCTCGGTGTCGATATTGGACGTCGCCTCATCGAAGATCACAATCGGCGGATCCTTAAGCAGTACACGCGCAATGGAGACCCGCTGCTTCTGTCCGACCGACAGTTTTACGCCCCGCTCCCCGATCCAGCTATCATACCCATCCGGAAGCCTGGTGATAAAGTCATGTGCGCGAGCCGCACGGGCCGCCGCTTCCACTCGCTCATGGCTGGCCGACAGGTCGCTGTAGACGATATTCTGCCGCACCGTCCCGTTAAAGAGAAAGGGCTCCTGCTGCACCAGGCCGATCTGTCCTCTCAAAAACGCCACCGGCAGGTCCCGGACATCGTAGCCGTCCACCAGCACCGCGCCGCTCCGGACATCGTAAAACCGCATCAGGAGCTTCAACAAGGATGTTTTCCCTGCGCCGCTGGGACCCACCAGCGCAATGCGCTCCCCGGGTCTGACGGTGAGATTCACATTGGATAAGACCGTGCCTTCTTGCCGGTAGCCGAATATCACCTGCCGATACTCCACTGCGCCGTTCAACCGTTCGACAGGCCGCACCGCGCCAGGCCGATCCTCGACCTCCGCTTTGGTATCGAGAATTTCGAACACGCGCTCGCTGGCTGCCAGGGCATGTTGCAGCATGTGGTTCAGCGAATGAATTTCGTTGATCGGCGTATAAAACAACCCGAGATAGGACAGGAACATGACCAGTTGGCCGACCGTCAAATTGCCGGCCATCACTTCCTGCGCTCCATACCAGAGAATGAGGACTGTACCGGTACTGCCGACAAACACCATGCCCGGCCAATACCACGACCACAGAAACATGGCCCGCAAACTATTCTGGCTGTAGGTTTGGCTGAGGATTTCAAAGCGCTTCCGTTCGTAATCATGCTGATTGAAG includes:
- a CDS encoding monooxygenase yields the protein MGRAMIETDVAIVGAGGGGAVLALLLAQKGVRSLVLERAAGPPQGLRGEILQPNGQRVLDRLGLLDTLPAQAVRSVHRFNFCRSGGERLCTVDYRDLPAPYNRAVVTLPNVAHHAILDALEKQNPGGLWYDATFTGLRFEGSRVVGLQATRHGEPIEVCSRLVVGADGAFSKVRECLGISADLHRYPESYLIAILKAPPGFDEARYLVGKREILGLFPAAGQQVYVFYMIKAGSYEAVKAQGLDVLRRAWVRIDPGMGAIVAGLVDWSQTGYMPTGRVKTDRWVADGALLIGDAAHAMNPHASQGRMQAMVDAVTVADLIPSWLKNNTLSAEALRAFEVARRPQVSMLQRLADEQCRFWNTGNPLLAYLRDRVFRTLDRNARLRYCVLSTTAGLRHRPPFSLLDRVMAAGFLPDPRAHLRGG
- the thiS gene encoding sulfur carrier protein ThiS translates to MQVMINGKAEEIAGGTVLDLLKAKSIEPQMVAVEVNDTMLERTHLETTQLKDGDHVEFLFYMGGGR
- the cysK gene encoding cysteine synthase A; translation: MTVKAHADITELIGGTPLVRLNRLSKPGSATIYAKVESFNPGGSIKDRICLNMINEAERLGKLKPGGTIVEPTSGNTGIGLALVAAVRGYKLILVMPESMSMERASLLSSYGAQLVLTAAWEGMKGSIKEAESIVAQNPSYYMPDQFSNPANPAMHRKTTGPEIVDALDGRVDAFVAAVGTGGTITGCGEVIRERNPAAKIVAVEPAGSPVLSGGDPGPHKIQGIGAGFVPKVLNRTLLDRVITVTDDEAYQTAKLLAKKEGLLVGISAGANVFAAQKIAEELGPGKNVVTILCDTGERYISIEKYFNI
- the moeB gene encoding molybdopterin-synthase adenylyltransferase MoeB, with the translated sequence MEFTETQINRYSRHILLPEVGGKGQKKIIHGKVLIVGAGGLGSPAALYLAAAGIGTIGLIDSDVVDLSNLQRQVIHQTPDVGRPKVVSGKEKIQALNPDVNVVMYEERLTAGNALKIIGGYDVVIDGVDNFPTKFLINDACYFAGKPLVHGGILRFDGRVTTIIPKKSACYRCVFKKPPPEGLVASCQEAGVIGVLAGIIGTIQATEALKLILGIGRPLTDRLLDFDARRTQFREIRIKRNPDCPLCGERPTMTELIEDGDVGGPTCALPGQRNL
- a CDS encoding threonine synthase yields the protein MSKMKALVCRECGKEYPPKAIHVCEMCFGPLEVKYNYDEIKSTISRKKIEQGPNSMWRYIDLLPVESTAIIGPHAGLTPLVRAKNLGAHLGIDELYIKNDTVNHPTLSFKDRVVSVALTRARELGFETVACASTGNLANSVAAHAAAAGMKCYVFIPADLEAAKVLGNLIYKPNVVEVEGNYDDVNRLCSEIAGEHGWAFVNINIRPYYAEGSKTLAFETVEQLGWRTPDQAVIPMASGSLLTKIWKGLHEMHALGLVDQVRTKINGAQAEGCSPIATAFKAGRDFFKPVKPKTIAKSLAIGNPADGYYALKATAESKGAMDAVTDEEVVEGIKLLAQTEGIFAETAGGVTIGVLCKLVKQGLIKKNDVTVAYITGNGLKTQEAVVDAVGRPFRIQPSLVNFQKTFKMGKNSGGDS
- a CDS encoding MoaD family protein — its product is MIKVRIPTPLRPLTKGQGEVESAAANIVDMIGSLDAAYPGLKNRLCDEKGDLRRFVNIYVNEEDIRFLNGKETSLKDGDEVSIVPAIAGG
- a CDS encoding FeS-binding protein; translated protein: MTSLRFHIRFPENKIKEPIIYQIGHEFKVVTNVRRADVRETTGWMDLELTGETEEIERAIDGIRTKGCVVDPIELNVVE
- the moeB gene encoding molybdopterin-synthase adenylyltransferase MoeB, coding for MEFTEQQIQRYSRHIILNEVGGKGQVKLSKAKVLLIGAGGLGSPAALYLAAAGIGTIGLVDGDVVDLSNLQRQILHTTATVGVPKVESGRRMLSAINPDITLKTYQLNVDSENILGLVSDYDIVLDGSDNFTTRFLVNDACFFAKKTLISASMFRFEGQLTSIKPHAGFPCYRCLYPEPPPAGLVPNCQEAGVLGVLAGTMGILQASEAIKEILGIGETIADKLVIYDALEMKFRKVSRPKDPRCPLCSATPTIKDLGGDYSVACTI
- a CDS encoding ATP-binding cassette domain-containing protein, which encodes MLAVVTFVCAGLATALELVPPYLVKVVIDDVIQAKRPEMLTWVLSALLGSYVLRNLMSSMRVRFNNLLEQKAVHTLRMQVFGALQRLSLSYFENRSTGEIMTRVTSDTEHVERIFVDGLEGLLTASLTLVGITIMMFFLNWKLALLSLLPIPILIVCAAWFTKRVHKYYAELRKSVADLNAYLQDALSGIKETIGFNQHDYERKRFEILSQTYSQNSLRAMFLWSWYWPGMVFVGSTGTVLILWYGAQEVMAGNLTVGQLVMFLSYLGLFYTPINEIHSLNHMLQHALAASERVFEILDTKAEVEDRPGAVRPVERLNGAVEYRQVIFGYRQEGTVLSNVNLTVRPGERIALVGPSGAGKTSLLKLLMRFYDVRSGAVLVDGYDVRDLPVAFLRGQIGLVQQEPFLFNGTVRQNIVYSDLSASHERVEAAARAARAHDFITRLPDGYDSWIGERGVKLSVGQKQRVSIARVLLKDPPIVIFDEATSNIDTETEVKIREALNDLTKGRTTFIIAHRLATLHDVDRIIVVEHGTIVEEGHHEALMRRGGVYAGLYEAQFKI